The following proteins come from a genomic window of Rutidosis leptorrhynchoides isolate AG116_Rl617_1_P2 chromosome 10, CSIRO_AGI_Rlap_v1, whole genome shotgun sequence:
- the LOC139871059 gene encoding uncharacterized protein, whose translation MLAIRLIKEGCEWKTNWDWTRNPTGRTRSELEGLLTSVNSFKYNSAQSNSWKWILHSSGRFHCSVLGSLINQNILQADPIAKETLRNNLVPQKLGIFVWRCRMGRLPVLTELDKRGVDLNSVRCPVCDNDIETVDHLLINCSFAKDIWSRVRRWWNISSPMCMNREALFLGKRSAN comes from the coding sequence ATGCTAGCTATTAGACTCATCAAGGAGGGGTGCGAATGGAAAACAAACTGGGATTGGACCCGCAACCCTACAGGTAGAACAAGAAGCGAGCTCGAAGGCTTGCTCACCTCCGTTAACAGCTTCAAATATAACAGTGCCCAAAGCAATTCGTGGAAATGGATCCTCCATAGCTCCGGTCGGTTTCATTGTTCGGTTCTAGGTTCGTTGATAAATCAAAACATCCTCCAAGCTGATCCTATTGCAAAAGAGACACTACGTAATAATCTTGTACCCCAAAAGCTTGGTATTTTTGTATGGAGATGTAGAATGGGGAGACTACCGGTTTTAACCGAACTAGACAAAAGAGGCGTGGATTTAAATTCGGTTAGATGTCCGGTTTGCGATAATGACATCGAAACCGTTGATCACCTCCTCATCAATTGCTCCTTTGCAAAAGATATTTGGTCAAGAGTTCGTAGGTGGTGGAACATATCGAGTCCAATGTGCATGAATCGAGAGGCACTATTTTTAGGCAAACGAAGTGCAAACTAA